A stretch of the Dioscorea cayenensis subsp. rotundata cultivar TDr96_F1 chromosome 4, TDr96_F1_v2_PseudoChromosome.rev07_lg8_w22 25.fasta, whole genome shotgun sequence genome encodes the following:
- the LOC120258786 gene encoding B3 domain-containing transcription factor ABI3: MAESEKMWIEERGEEGGNGGGLILGMDGEDLIFSDEAFAALPDFPYLSSPTTSSPSPSSASNAIKTTCSSSSSSSSSSSSWALAAGDGGVGLVPAAAEGSLDHDQPLDILGDMDFLDSSLWDPSVFFSDDNVMVDETEPEAAPARERERERETSSEDLAKVFLEWLKSNRDSISPEDLRSIKLKKSTIEAAARRLGGGTQGMMQLLKLILTWVQNHHLERKKRSQRDQSPCPPLNPNPSYNYEHGVTWVLNSPYQMDQSSFPCYAHVPSPAFHFQNTTGNQQFSPAPEFLDPATAWHAHFGTSQAHHYSPLPPTPFTAVPIAGGCFPVQFQSNQFFQPSDRLTRMASATKEARKKRMARQRRVSALHHHHHHHHHNNRNRQLHSQPSRSLLDGESSQQCNVNFSSTDHKRQDWKPEKNLRFLLQKVLKQSDVGSLGRIVLPKKEAELHLPELDARDGISIAMEDIGSSKVWNMRYRYWPNNKSRMYLLENTGDFVRTNGLQEGDFIVIYSDIKCGKYMIRGVKVRQPVQELKGSGNKSSGRKNNGSKSSKCSLCCEAEQAASTSTAVAEDAESASLSQMDINA; this comes from the exons atggcggAGAGTGAGAAGATGTGGATTGaagaaagaggagaagaaggaggaaaTGGAGGTGGTTTGATTTTAGGGATGGATGGAGAAGATCTCATCTTCTCCGACGAGGCATTCGCGGCGTTGCCGGACTTCCCatacttgtcatctccgacGACGTCGTCTCCTTCGCCTTCATCAGCTTCGAACGCGATCAAAACGACGTGCTCATCTtcatcttcgtcttcgtcttcgtcttcgtcttggGCTTTAGCGGCGGGAGACGGCGGGGTGGGGTTGGTGCCTGCGGCGGCGGAAGGGTCGTTGGATCATGATCAGCCGTTGGATATACTCGGAGATATGGACTTTCTAGACTCTTCGCTCTGGGACCCGTCCGTTTTCTTCTCCGACGATAACGTGATGGTGGACGAGACGGAGCCGGAGGCGGCGCCGgcgagagagagggagagggagagggagacgTCAAGTGAGGATCTAGCGAAAGTTTTCTTAGAGTGGTTGAAAAGCAACCGTGACTCGATCTCGCCGGAAGATCTCCGGAGCATCAAGTTGAAGAAGTCTACGATCGAGGCCGCCGCTCGCCGGCTCGGCGGCGGAACTCAGGGCATGATGCAACTCCTCAAGCTCATCCTCACTTGGGTCCAAAACCACCATCTTGAGAGGAAGAAGCGTTCTCAACGTGACCAATCTCCTTGCCCTCCtcttaaccctaaccctagttaCAACTATGAGCACGGGGTCACTTGGGTTCTCAACTCACCATACCAAATGGATCAATCTTCGTTTCCATGTTACGCTCATGTGCCTTCACCTGCTTTTCATTTCCAGAACACAACCGGAAACCAGCAGTTCTCGCCGGCGCCGGAGTTTCTTGATCCAGCCACTGCATGGCATGCTCATTTTGGTACTAGTCAAGCACATCATTATTCTCCATTGCCTCCAACTCCATTCACTGCAGTTCCAATTGCTGGTGGTTGTTTTCCAGTTCAGTTTCAAAGTAACCAGTTTTTTCAGCCAAGTGATCGACTAACACGAATGGCTTCGGCCACTAAAGAAGCTCGGAAGAAACGAATGGCTCGGCAACGCCGTGTTTCTGCActacaccaccatcaccaccaccaccaccacaataACCGTAATCGACAGCTTCATTCTCAGCCGAGTCGGTCTCTTCTTGATGGAGAATCTTCTCAACAATGCAATGTGAACTTTTCTTCTACTGATCATAAACGTCAG GACTGGAAACCAGAGAAGAACTTGAGGTTTTTACTGCAGAAAGTGCTGAAACAAAGTGATGTTGGTAGTCTTGGAAGGATTGTTCTCCCAAAA aAGGAAGCTGAGCTTCATCTCCCAGAACTGGATGCTAGAGATGGCATCTCCATTGCCATGGAAGACATTGGATCATCTAAAGTCTGGAACATGCGTTACAG GTACTGGCCGAACAACAAAAGCCGAATGTATCTACTGGAGAACACAG GAGATTTTGTGAGAACAAATGGGCTTCAGGAAGGAGACTTCATAGTGATTTACTCTGATATCAAATGTGGGAAATAT ATGATAAGAGGTGTGAAGGTGAGGCAGCCAGTTCAAGAGCTCAAAGGTTCAGGCAACAAGAGTTCAGGGAGAAAGAATAATGGGTCTAAATCCTCCAAGTGCTCTCTTTGCTGTGAAGCTGAACAGGCTGCTTCAACTTCAACTGCTGTTGCTGAAGATGCTGAATCTGCTTCATTGTCTCAGATGGATATTAatgcttga